One segment of Agromyces albus DNA contains the following:
- a CDS encoding alpha-galactosidase: protein MVSDDTSMHVLRAAGVALVIDLAGRVPRVLHWGADIGPIDRAAAAALRASSVQAVLNNSPDVARTFTVWPTEQDGWVGTPAQSGNRAGSATTPRPRLADAVTELSDAGGGVIRMDLADDVTETRSHLECRLDASGVLSIDMSIESTAHTGAGYVLDGLRVLLPLPDRANELLDFTGKWCRERSPQRQPFSFGTHARRARRGKPGHDAPYLLTAGTEGFGFSRGEVWSVHLAWSGDGEYVAERLPEGAGEFSGVIGAGELLRSGEVILGAGERYDAPTVLFTWSDRGLDGIAARLHNRLRARPQHPSSPRPLVLNTWEAVYFDHDLDRLVELADRAAEVGVERIVLDDGWFRGRRDASAGLGDWLVDEQIWPDGLGPLVDAVRSRGMQFGLWFEPEMINPDSDLAREHPDWVLAPRSGAGATSRQQQVLDLANPDAYAVVLERISALVTKHDLDYIKWDHNRDLMEPVATRDGVDRPQVRAQTLALYRMLDELRTNHPRLEIETCSGGGGRVDLGILERTDRLWASDCNDPVERARIERWTRMLVPPELIGSHLGAQQSHTTLRETDLSFRLAIALTAHAGIEADLTVATPEELRTITAWTAMYRELRGLIHSGEVVNADLADEATMFTGIVAPDGARALYTWARLATSDAGQSGRVVFPGLDQRVRYRVRLRTELGVAQRHEGVDPVWLDSAAESGFEVPGAVLTIAGLPMPTLNPQQALLFDVERLA, encoded by the coding sequence ATGGTCAGCGACGACACATCGATGCACGTGCTTCGAGCGGCGGGAGTCGCACTCGTCATCGACCTGGCCGGCCGCGTCCCTCGTGTTCTGCACTGGGGCGCGGACATCGGCCCGATCGATCGCGCCGCGGCTGCGGCGCTGCGTGCGAGTTCCGTGCAGGCCGTGCTCAACAACTCTCCCGACGTCGCCCGCACGTTCACCGTCTGGCCGACCGAGCAGGATGGGTGGGTCGGGACGCCGGCACAGAGCGGCAACCGCGCAGGCAGCGCGACGACCCCCCGCCCGCGCCTCGCCGACGCCGTCACGGAGCTCTCGGATGCCGGCGGGGGAGTCATCCGCATGGACCTTGCCGATGACGTCACAGAGACCCGCTCCCACCTGGAGTGTCGACTGGATGCCAGCGGCGTGCTCTCGATCGACATGTCGATCGAGAGCACGGCCCACACCGGAGCCGGCTACGTCCTGGACGGGCTGCGTGTACTGCTTCCGCTCCCCGACCGGGCGAACGAACTGCTCGACTTCACGGGGAAGTGGTGTCGCGAGCGCTCGCCGCAACGGCAGCCGTTCTCCTTCGGCACGCACGCGCGACGTGCGCGCCGCGGCAAGCCCGGCCACGACGCTCCCTACCTGCTGACGGCCGGCACAGAGGGCTTCGGGTTCTCCCGCGGCGAGGTGTGGAGCGTACACCTGGCCTGGAGCGGCGATGGCGAGTATGTCGCCGAGCGGCTGCCGGAAGGGGCGGGTGAGTTCTCCGGCGTCATCGGGGCGGGGGAACTGCTGCGCTCGGGGGAGGTGATCCTCGGAGCAGGGGAGCGCTATGACGCCCCGACGGTCCTGTTCACCTGGTCCGATCGCGGACTGGACGGAATCGCCGCGCGACTGCACAACCGGCTCAGGGCGCGGCCCCAGCATCCTTCGTCGCCTCGCCCGCTCGTGCTCAACACCTGGGAGGCGGTGTACTTCGATCACGATCTCGATCGTCTCGTCGAACTCGCCGACCGGGCCGCAGAGGTCGGCGTCGAGCGCATCGTTCTCGATGACGGCTGGTTCCGCGGCAGACGGGATGCGAGCGCCGGACTCGGCGACTGGCTCGTCGACGAGCAGATCTGGCCGGACGGGCTCGGTCCGCTGGTCGACGCGGTGCGCTCGCGCGGGATGCAGTTCGGGTTGTGGTTCGAGCCTGAGATGATCAACCCCGATTCGGATCTGGCTCGCGAGCATCCCGACTGGGTGCTCGCGCCGAGGAGCGGCGCCGGGGCGACCTCACGTCAGCAGCAGGTGCTGGATCTCGCGAATCCCGACGCCTATGCAGTCGTCCTCGAGCGCATCAGCGCCCTCGTGACGAAGCACGACCTCGACTACATCAAGTGGGATCACAATCGCGACCTGATGGAGCCCGTCGCCACCCGTGACGGCGTCGACCGGCCGCAGGTCCGGGCCCAGACCCTCGCGCTGTACCGCATGCTCGACGAACTGCGGACGAACCATCCGCGGCTGGAGATCGAGACCTGCTCGGGAGGTGGCGGGCGCGTCGATCTGGGAATCCTGGAACGCACCGACCGCCTCTGGGCGTCGGACTGCAACGACCCGGTGGAGAGAGCGCGGATCGAACGGTGGACGAGGATGCTCGTCCCGCCCGAGCTCATCGGCTCGCACCTCGGCGCGCAGCAGTCGCACACGACGCTCCGCGAGACCGACCTCTCGTTCCGGCTCGCGATCGCGCTGACCGCGCACGCAGGCATCGAGGCCGATCTGACGGTCGCGACGCCTGAGGAACTGCGCACGATCACGGCGTGGACGGCGATGTACCGCGAGCTGCGCGGGCTCATCCACTCCGGCGAAGTGGTCAACGCCGATCTCGCCGACGAGGCCACCATGTTCACGGGCATCGTGGCGCCCGATGGCGCGCGGGCGCTCTACACCTGGGCGCGGCTGGCCACCTCGGATGCCGGGCAGAGCGGCCGGGTGGTCTTCCCCGGCCTCGACCAGCGGGTGCGCTATCGCGTGCGGCTGCGTACAGAGCTCGGTGTCGCGCAGCGGCACGAGGGCGTGGATCCCGTCTGGCTCGACTCGGCTGCCGAGAGCGGATTCGAGGTGCCGGGTGCCGTTCTCACCATCGCGGGCCTGCCCATGCCGACGCTCAATCCGCAGCAGGCGCTGCTGTTCGATGTCGAACGGCTCGCGTGA
- a CDS encoding mandelate racemase/muconate lactonizing enzyme family protein: MPVITSASAMLVDIPVETVRTDAMQSFLKQETIIVDLTTDDATPGRGYAYTIGTGGRAVLSMLRDHLLPAVIGQDVRRPEAAWRHLYSQTRATTVGAITSLALAAIDTAIWDARCRRAGEPLWRMAGGSRPDVPLYDTEGGWLHIDTVRLVENTVSARNDGWQGSKLKVGSPDPRRDIDRLASVRAAVGPGYPLMVDANQGLTLADARALAQALESSSIAWLEEPMPADDVSAHARLVESTSIPIAVGESLYSVGQFKEYLARDAATIVQPDVARVGGITPWLKIAHLAEAFNVPVCPHFLMELHVSLVAAVPNGRIVEYIPQLRAVTTADLTVAHGRTTAPDEPGLGISWDEDALDDLRVL; this comes from the coding sequence GTGCCCGTCATCACCAGCGCCAGCGCGATGCTTGTCGACATCCCCGTCGAGACCGTCCGCACCGATGCCATGCAGTCGTTCCTGAAACAGGAGACGATCATCGTCGACCTCACCACGGACGATGCCACACCCGGCCGCGGCTACGCGTACACAATCGGCACCGGCGGCCGCGCCGTGCTGTCAATGCTGCGTGATCACCTCCTGCCCGCCGTCATCGGCCAGGACGTTCGCCGCCCCGAGGCTGCTTGGCGGCATCTCTACTCCCAGACACGCGCGACGACCGTCGGCGCGATCACGTCGCTCGCCCTCGCGGCGATCGACACCGCCATTTGGGACGCACGATGCCGCCGCGCTGGCGAGCCGCTGTGGCGCATGGCCGGTGGCAGCCGACCTGATGTGCCGCTGTACGACACGGAGGGCGGCTGGCTGCACATCGACACTGTGAGGCTCGTCGAGAACACTGTCTCAGCCCGCAATGACGGCTGGCAGGGATCGAAGCTCAAGGTCGGATCGCCCGACCCTCGACGAGACATCGACCGTCTCGCCTCCGTGCGCGCTGCCGTCGGCCCTGGCTACCCGCTGATGGTCGACGCGAACCAGGGCCTCACTCTCGCCGACGCACGGGCACTGGCCCAGGCACTCGAGTCCTCCAGCATTGCCTGGCTCGAGGAGCCGATGCCCGCCGACGACGTGTCCGCGCACGCTCGTCTAGTCGAATCGACGAGCATCCCGATCGCGGTCGGCGAGTCCCTGTACTCCGTCGGTCAGTTCAAGGAGTACCTTGCGCGGGACGCCGCGACTATCGTGCAACCGGACGTGGCGCGCGTCGGCGGAATCACCCCGTGGCTGAAGATCGCCCACCTCGCGGAGGCGTTCAACGTGCCGGTCTGCCCACACTTCCTGATGGAGCTGCATGTGAGCCTCGTCGCCGCTGTCCCGAACGGCCGGATCGTGGAATACATCCCGCAGCTGCGGGCAGTCACGACCGCCGACCTGACGGTGGCCCACGGCCGCACCACCGCACCGGATGAGCCCGGCCTCGGCATCAGTTGGGACGAGGATGCCCTCGACGATCTGCGCGTACTCTGA
- a CDS encoding ROK family transcriptional regulator produces MDHKIAARTSLIRSASDAGSKVFATILTRSPISRIDIARHTGLSQAAVTKAVSPLVAAGLVDAPPAAHRDGNRGRPVAPVSIIPEALIMLGVKVNVDEVIAVATDLGTAVLASEQRALAVHDPQVVLEAIVDVVSALESRLGDRSAAIAGLGVSVSGDVDTETGVVRESAIMGWIDEDFGGRLQERLGRPVTLENDVHALTIGEHWFGVGLGTASFAIVTIGRGIGSGLHLNGQVVTGAYGVSGEIGHLPLADPERICACGRRGCVEAVASTGAIEAAVSAAHGRDVIIDEAVRLAHQGDPAAEAAFREAAAVIGTAIATLVNLAGPELVIIGGEGVTNFDLFEQTLRNSFNAHAFGAAARCPIVTRPHTFQDWARGAAAAAIQSLVR; encoded by the coding sequence ATGGATCACAAGATCGCCGCACGCACCAGCCTCATCAGATCGGCATCGGATGCCGGATCGAAGGTGTTCGCGACGATCCTCACCCGCAGTCCGATCAGCCGCATCGACATCGCCCGGCACACCGGGCTGTCGCAGGCGGCGGTCACGAAGGCCGTCTCTCCGCTCGTCGCCGCCGGGCTCGTGGATGCCCCACCCGCCGCACACCGTGACGGAAATCGAGGGCGTCCGGTCGCACCGGTCTCGATCATCCCGGAGGCGCTGATCATGCTCGGCGTCAAGGTCAACGTCGACGAGGTGATCGCCGTCGCCACCGATCTCGGCACCGCCGTGCTCGCGAGCGAGCAGCGAGCTCTCGCCGTCCACGACCCGCAGGTTGTCCTCGAAGCGATCGTCGACGTCGTCAGCGCGCTGGAGAGCAGGCTCGGTGACAGGTCGGCTGCCATCGCCGGCCTCGGAGTCTCCGTGTCGGGCGATGTCGACACCGAGACCGGCGTCGTCCGCGAATCGGCGATCATGGGGTGGATCGATGAGGACTTCGGCGGAAGGCTGCAGGAGCGGCTGGGTCGCCCAGTGACACTCGAGAACGACGTGCACGCCCTCACCATCGGCGAGCACTGGTTCGGAGTCGGTCTCGGGACAGCGTCGTTCGCCATCGTCACCATCGGACGCGGTATCGGCAGCGGCCTTCATCTGAACGGCCAGGTCGTGACTGGAGCGTATGGAGTTTCGGGCGAGATCGGCCACCTTCCTCTCGCGGACCCGGAGCGCATCTGCGCGTGCGGGCGCCGAGGTTGTGTCGAGGCCGTCGCCTCCACGGGCGCGATCGAGGCTGCGGTCTCTGCGGCGCACGGTCGAGACGTCATCATCGATGAGGCAGTGAGACTCGCGCACCAGGGCGATCCGGCGGCCGAGGCCGCGTTCCGTGAAGCCGCCGCAGTCATCGGCACCGCGATCGCGACGCTCGTGAACCTCGCCGGCCCGGAACTGGTCATCATCGGCGGCGAGGGCGTGACGAACTTCGACCTCTTCGAACAGACCCTGCGCAACTCATTCAACGCGCATGCGTTCGGCGCCGCCGCACGCTGCCCGATCGTGACCCGCCCCCACACTTTCCAGGACTGGGCCCGCGGCGCCGCCGCCGCGGCGATCCAGTCGCTGGTCCGCTGA
- a CDS encoding glycosyl hydrolase family 95 catalytic domain-containing protein, whose protein sequence is MSSSAADAPQNPPQTLRLSWRSPADRWDEAAPLGNGRIGAMAFGGPQGRYALNDATVWSGTPDGPADALRDVLAGGAGPERLTHVRRALDAGDVRTAEELLMTFEGPYSQEFLPLADLEVRLADAAACPARLLDLDEAVLIETLQVPGGAVCRRSWISAPAQALIIELTADIEFTASVSLTTPLRGGLSPRHGSGGMTLDVVAPIDGAPLHESSIATPLRYADDDTGFDAFAAVAVAWSTDGFVEVTPEGATVRGARRLLIALSTSSRAASWWAGADEEWRNASREAIRDLATAQADAAAHRDPSVLLSEHIADRRRVSRARFAIGGRRDGIWDVDRDILHGADPMLKATVIAEFGAYLLASCSRSGNPPANLQGIWNDQLRPAWSSNYTININTQMNYWAAPVLGMDDPFEPLLALTEHLARNGTATARELYGARGWVAHHNSDLWGWSLPVGGGHGAASWAIWMMGGVWLTHNLWDAYEFGGDLGLLRSRIWPLMRGAVEFSLDWLTPDADGRLRTSPSTSPENSFFAADGESTALGLTSASDLLLIQALFERALAAIAVLRVDEDELVAEIEGALIALASVGVAADGRLREWSADVIEVEPLHRHMTPMVGVYPLDTITRERAPELFDAGVRLLDARGPGAMGWSWAWKIALRARIGDGDTAASLLDEALTPFDGDAARHGPVDGSEWGGLLPNLFSTHPPFQIDANLGFPASIAEMLVQSHAGVIRLLPALPSTWSEGDVQGIGVRTGLIADLAWRDGLLIEARLHNDSNEDRIAVVAYAERRITLRVPGGESVEVPVQELTESVPSAAGGRHAR, encoded by the coding sequence ATGTCGTCTTCAGCAGCCGACGCACCACAGAATCCGCCTCAGACTCTCCGCCTGTCGTGGCGATCGCCCGCCGACCGGTGGGATGAAGCCGCGCCACTCGGCAACGGCCGTATCGGGGCCATGGCGTTCGGCGGGCCACAGGGCCGATATGCGCTCAACGATGCCACGGTGTGGTCGGGAACGCCCGACGGGCCGGCGGATGCGCTTCGAGACGTCCTCGCTGGTGGCGCGGGCCCGGAACGACTGACCCACGTTCGCAGGGCGCTCGACGCCGGCGATGTCCGCACCGCGGAAGAACTCCTGATGACGTTCGAAGGCCCCTACTCCCAGGAGTTCCTTCCGTTGGCCGATCTCGAGGTGCGGCTTGCAGACGCCGCGGCCTGCCCAGCACGCTTGCTCGACCTCGACGAGGCCGTCCTGATTGAGACCCTGCAGGTGCCTGGCGGTGCCGTCTGCCGGCGCTCTTGGATCTCCGCGCCGGCTCAGGCCCTGATCATCGAACTCACCGCCGACATCGAGTTCACGGCATCCGTCTCGCTCACGACGCCGCTGCGGGGCGGTCTCTCGCCACGGCATGGATCGGGCGGCATGACGCTCGATGTCGTCGCGCCCATCGACGGAGCCCCACTGCACGAGTCGTCGATCGCGACGCCCCTGCGGTATGCCGATGATGACACCGGCTTCGACGCGTTCGCCGCGGTCGCGGTCGCATGGAGCACCGATGGTTTCGTGGAGGTCACGCCCGAGGGCGCGACGGTCCGCGGAGCTCGCCGGCTGCTGATCGCCCTCTCCACATCGTCCCGCGCCGCGTCGTGGTGGGCCGGCGCGGACGAGGAGTGGCGGAACGCCTCCCGTGAGGCGATCCGGGACCTCGCAACAGCACAGGCGGATGCCGCGGCTCACCGCGACCCGTCCGTCCTGCTCTCCGAGCACATCGCCGACCGTCGGCGTGTGTCCAGGGCGCGGTTCGCGATCGGCGGTCGCCGAGATGGTATCTGGGACGTCGACCGCGACATCCTTCACGGTGCCGATCCGATGCTCAAGGCGACGGTGATCGCCGAGTTCGGCGCCTATCTGCTCGCCTCGTGCTCGCGCTCCGGGAACCCGCCAGCGAATCTGCAGGGCATCTGGAACGACCAGCTGCGCCCTGCCTGGTCATCGAACTACACGATCAACATCAACACGCAGATGAACTACTGGGCGGCTCCGGTCCTCGGCATGGATGATCCGTTCGAGCCGCTGCTCGCCCTCACTGAACACCTCGCCCGTAACGGCACCGCCACCGCCCGTGAACTGTACGGCGCACGTGGCTGGGTGGCTCACCACAACAGCGATCTCTGGGGGTGGAGCCTCCCTGTCGGCGGTGGGCACGGCGCTGCGAGCTGGGCCATCTGGATGATGGGCGGCGTGTGGCTGACCCACAACCTCTGGGACGCGTACGAGTTCGGCGGGGACCTCGGACTTCTCCGGTCCCGCATCTGGCCGCTCATGCGCGGGGCGGTCGAGTTCAGCCTCGACTGGCTGACGCCCGACGCCGACGGCCGACTTCGCACCTCGCCGTCGACCTCGCCGGAGAACTCATTCTTCGCGGCGGACGGCGAGTCCACCGCTCTCGGCCTCACCTCCGCATCCGATCTGCTGCTGATCCAGGCGCTCTTCGAACGGGCGCTGGCTGCGATCGCGGTCCTGAGGGTCGACGAGGATGAGCTCGTCGCCGAGATCGAAGGCGCCCTCATCGCACTCGCCTCCGTCGGCGTCGCCGCCGACGGCAGGCTGCGAGAGTGGTCAGCCGACGTCATCGAGGTCGAGCCCCTGCACCGCCATATGACGCCGATGGTCGGCGTGTACCCGCTCGACACGATCACCCGCGAGCGCGCGCCCGAGCTCTTCGACGCGGGCGTGCGCTTGCTCGATGCCCGCGGTCCCGGCGCGATGGGCTGGTCGTGGGCGTGGAAGATCGCGCTGCGCGCTCGCATCGGAGACGGCGACACGGCCGCGTCGCTGCTCGACGAGGCGCTGACGCCGTTCGACGGCGACGCCGCTAGGCACGGGCCCGTCGACGGTTCGGAATGGGGAGGGCTGCTACCGAACCTCTTCAGCACCCACCCGCCCTTCCAGATCGATGCGAACCTCGGGTTCCCGGCGAGCATCGCCGAGATGCTCGTGCAGAGCCATGCCGGCGTCATCCGCCTGCTGCCCGCCCTCCCCTCGACGTGGAGCGAAGGCGATGTGCAGGGCATCGGCGTGCGCACCGGCCTCATCGCCGACCTGGCCTGGCGAGACGGCCTCCTCATCGAGGCGCGGCTGCACAACGATTCCAACGAGGACCGCATCGCCGTCGTTGCGTACGCCGAGCGCCGGATCACCCTGCGCGTCCCCGGCGGAGAGAGCGTCGAGGTGCCGGTGCAGGAACTCACCGAATCCGTACCCTCCGCGGCTGGAGGACGTCATGCGCGGTGA
- a CDS encoding acetylxylan esterase: MRGDVTVVDAPTTQIEPADFDNFWAQTLEETRRHPLDVTVEPRETRLTMVDVFEVTFSGFGGTRIKAWLRVPRGVAWPLPGLVQFFGYGNGRGHALRDLRWAAAGYAHLVVDVRGQGHGDTEDDHPDGGPSAGGFLTRGLRSPHEYFYRRVYADAVRAVEALRSFDLVDASRVGTVGASQGGGISLAIAGLVPDIAVAIIQAPFLCELDRAAELSTEFPYALLTQHFADRRLDTATALDTLRYFDGVNHAKRATAPALLSTGMRDGITPPATVLPAFTAYAGEKQIVLWPYNGHEAGGDLDEENALEFAATHLAPASRPRP; the protein is encoded by the coding sequence ATGCGCGGTGACGTCACGGTCGTCGACGCTCCCACCACTCAGATCGAACCGGCCGACTTCGACAACTTCTGGGCCCAGACGCTCGAAGAGACCCGTCGACACCCGCTCGACGTCACGGTCGAACCGCGCGAGACGCGACTGACGATGGTCGACGTCTTCGAGGTGACCTTCAGCGGGTTCGGCGGCACGAGGATCAAAGCCTGGTTGCGCGTGCCCCGCGGTGTGGCATGGCCGCTCCCCGGTCTCGTGCAGTTCTTCGGCTACGGCAACGGGCGAGGGCACGCATTGCGCGATCTGCGCTGGGCCGCTGCGGGCTACGCCCACCTCGTGGTCGACGTGCGCGGTCAGGGCCACGGCGACACCGAAGACGATCATCCGGATGGCGGACCGTCGGCCGGCGGATTCCTCACACGCGGGCTTCGCTCACCGCACGAGTACTTCTACCGCCGGGTCTACGCCGACGCGGTCAGAGCCGTCGAAGCGCTCCGGTCTTTCGACCTGGTCGACGCATCCCGCGTGGGGACCGTGGGGGCGAGCCAGGGCGGCGGCATCTCGCTCGCGATCGCCGGACTCGTCCCCGACATCGCGGTCGCGATCATCCAGGCGCCGTTCCTGTGCGAGCTCGACCGAGCCGCCGAGCTCAGCACCGAGTTCCCGTACGCACTGCTCACACAGCACTTCGCCGATCGTCGCCTCGACACCGCGACTGCGCTCGACACGCTGCGCTATTTCGACGGCGTGAATCACGCGAAGCGCGCGACCGCCCCGGCTCTCCTCAGCACCGGCATGCGCGACGGCATCACGCCGCCGGCAACCGTCCTGCCCGCGTTCACCGCGTATGCCGGCGAGAAGCAGATCGTGCTCTGGCCATACAACGGGCACGAAGCCGGCGGCGACCTCGACGAGGAGAACGCCCTGGAATTCGCCGCGACCCATCTTGCCCCGGCCTCCCGGCCGCGACCCTGA
- a CDS encoding X2-like carbohydrate binding domain-containing protein, protein MNRAVVRLRWLAAAAAGALALGAGTATAYAAAPPEISAAPSTLRPATSQATTSEAEELGARPYMGWSSYSMQVYAGNGQQWIIADQIIAQSDAMHEKLQDFGYEYINIDAGWNGGVDEYARPVPSETLYPDGLQEVIDHIHANGQKVGLYFIPGISPEVYGADLPIFGAPDCSTGDIVKRPLQQGDYWAIGHRIDFSNPCAQAYIDSIAALLGEWGVDFVKFDSVTPGSGIGDLSLDARDDVAAWSAALQPYDIWFELSWALDIRYVDFWKEHAQGWRVDWDVECYCENEALTTWDNIARLFPKAADWWRHAGPEGWNDFDSLNVGNGQMDGLTKDERRTAATLWAVSAAPMYIGNDMTNLDEYGLELLTNSEVIAVNQTGRPAHPVSTATPRQTWYSTNPDGSVTVAVFNLGRTDADITVSLADLGIDGSVKVRDLWRKKDLGSVSGEFVAEDVPVHGTELFTFTPAKNSHIGLNDDDARLDYEGDWTRNGGKEVAARSQALTVSVFDSSQGGEAPETGESNVRSVNNNGPGIVYSGTWSQSGGRGLGDYQDDVQYSEANGSAFEYSFVGTGIDWVTETHSSQGEAEVYLDGVLVDTVDTYQAEGRGVQQVVFSARDLPNGTHTLRVVKKSGQFMLLDKLDVVEEGVIDVDHVAFDRANPADAMVTLLRDPSELVGVYRDGTALDSGTDYTIDGSVVTFGSAFLVSLADGDSALEFRFRGDIRDDVHWAGADGASVSLTFSGSKVTLTGPVGPDQGTAEVYIDDKLVDTVDLHGDVRLTQQELFTSGDLRKGEHTIRIVKASGDMLRIDGLSYVVR, encoded by the coding sequence ATGAACCGTGCAGTCGTGAGGCTGCGATGGCTGGCGGCAGCAGCCGCAGGTGCGCTCGCACTCGGCGCCGGCACCGCTACGGCCTACGCTGCGGCTCCGCCCGAGATCTCAGCGGCGCCGTCGACCCTGCGGCCGGCGACATCGCAGGCGACGACGAGCGAAGCGGAGGAACTCGGTGCACGTCCCTATATGGGCTGGAGCAGCTACAGCATGCAGGTGTACGCGGGGAACGGGCAACAGTGGATCATTGCTGATCAGATCATCGCCCAGTCCGACGCCATGCACGAAAAGCTGCAGGATTTCGGCTACGAGTACATCAACATCGACGCCGGGTGGAACGGCGGTGTCGACGAGTATGCGCGCCCTGTTCCCAGCGAGACCCTCTATCCGGACGGCCTGCAGGAGGTCATCGACCACATCCACGCCAACGGTCAGAAGGTCGGTCTCTACTTCATTCCCGGGATCTCGCCGGAGGTCTACGGAGCGGACCTGCCGATCTTCGGCGCACCTGACTGCTCGACGGGAGACATCGTCAAGCGCCCCCTGCAGCAGGGCGACTACTGGGCCATCGGGCACCGGATCGACTTTTCGAACCCCTGCGCGCAGGCTTACATCGACTCCATCGCCGCATTGCTCGGCGAGTGGGGTGTCGACTTCGTCAAGTTCGACAGCGTGACTCCAGGGTCAGGCATCGGCGACCTGTCGCTCGACGCACGTGACGATGTCGCGGCGTGGTCTGCAGCACTGCAGCCATACGACATCTGGTTCGAGCTGTCCTGGGCGCTCGACATCCGGTACGTGGACTTCTGGAAGGAGCACGCGCAGGGGTGGCGGGTCGACTGGGACGTCGAGTGCTACTGCGAGAACGAGGCGCTGACCACCTGGGACAACATCGCACGACTGTTCCCCAAGGCGGCCGACTGGTGGCGGCACGCAGGGCCAGAGGGATGGAACGACTTCGATTCGCTCAACGTCGGCAACGGCCAGATGGACGGCCTGACGAAGGACGAGCGGCGCACAGCGGCGACGCTCTGGGCGGTGTCGGCTGCTCCGATGTACATCGGCAACGACATGACGAACCTCGACGAGTACGGACTCGAGCTCCTCACGAACTCTGAGGTGATCGCCGTCAACCAGACGGGTCGCCCAGCGCACCCGGTGTCCACGGCGACGCCGCGGCAGACCTGGTACTCCACGAACCCCGACGGATCGGTGACCGTGGCGGTCTTCAACCTCGGTCGCACCGACGCCGACATCACGGTGTCGCTCGCCGACCTGGGCATCGATGGCTCCGTGAAGGTGCGGGACCTCTGGCGGAAGAAAGATCTCGGCAGCGTCAGCGGCGAGTTCGTGGCCGAGGACGTGCCGGTTCACGGCACGGAGTTGTTCACATTCACGCCCGCGAAGAACAGCCACATCGGGCTCAACGACGACGACGCGCGCCTCGACTACGAGGGCGACTGGACCCGCAACGGCGGCAAGGAGGTCGCGGCGCGTTCGCAGGCGCTGACCGTTTCCGTCTTCGACTCGTCGCAGGGGGGTGAGGCTCCCGAAACCGGGGAGTCGAACGTGCGCAGCGTGAATAATAACGGGCCGGGGATCGTCTACAGCGGCACCTGGAGCCAGAGCGGCGGTCGCGGTTTGGGTGACTATCAGGACGACGTCCAGTACAGCGAAGCCAACGGCTCGGCCTTCGAGTACTCCTTCGTGGGGACGGGCATCGACTGGGTGACCGAGACCCATTCCTCGCAAGGCGAAGCGGAGGTCTACCTCGACGGCGTGCTCGTCGACACGGTCGACACCTACCAGGCTGAGGGTCGCGGCGTGCAGCAGGTCGTTTTCAGTGCTAGGGATCTCCCGAACGGCACCCACACGCTGCGCGTGGTGAAGAAGTCCGGTCAGTTCATGCTGCTCGACAAGCTCGACGTCGTGGAGGAGGGCGTCATCGACGTCGATCACGTGGCGTTCGACCGAGCCAACCCGGCGGATGCCATGGTGACGCTGCTGCGGGATCCGAGCGAACTCGTCGGGGTGTACCGCGACGGCACCGCGCTGGACAGCGGCACCGACTATACGATCGACGGATCCGTCGTGACTTTCGGGTCGGCCTTCCTGGTCTCTCTGGCAGACGGCGACTCGGCGCTGGAGTTCCGCTTCCGCGGAGACATCCGCGACGACGTGCACTGGGCAGGCGCTGACGGCGCCTCGGTGTCGCTGACGTTCAGCGGATCGAAGGTGACACTCACAGGACCGGTCGGGCCCGACCAGGGCACGGCCGAGGTCTACATCGACGACAAGCTGGTCGACACCGTCGACCTGCACGGCGATGTGCGGCTCACCCAGCAGGAGCTCTTCACGAGCGGCGATCTGCGAAAGGGCGAGCACACCATCCGGATCGTCAAGGCATCCGGCGACATGCTGCGGATCGACGGGCTGTCGTATGTAGTGCGTTGA